GGAGTGGCAATCTCATGTAGGAGTTCTTTACTCATTCCACCAGTCATCATCCGCCTGAAGTTCTTGAAATACTGCCGTCCTCacatcctctctcactctttctgccTGCACCAAGACTTAATTCGAATGGCCTGTTCAGACATCCGCTTCAACAGTATCTATGGTCTGGCTTTGGTGATCAGCAACCTCTTATTAGATGCTGTGCTCATCATAATCTCCTACATTATGATCTTGCACACTGTCTTAGCCATCGCATCTCGGGAAGAGAGAATGAAGTCCTTGCAGACTTGTGTGTCTCACATCTgtgctgttttgattttttacaTCCCAATCATTGGTCTGACCATGGTTCATCGTTTTGGCAAACACCTCTCTCCACTGGTTCATGTCCTCATGGGCAACATCTATATCCTTTTCCCACCCTTGATGAATCCCATTATCTACAGTATCAAGACCCATCAGATACGAAGAAGAGTGCAGAGATTGTTCTCTTCAAAAGCCATCTGAGTCTTGAGATGCaatgtgaatgtatttaaaaatcaacaagttAAGCAGGTGCCTATCAGTAAGTTTTTCAAAATAGATATATTAACTTCTATTTTAATGATGTTTAACATGTTACAAATGCATTTCTGTCTCTTATTCCATTGCCATCATAATTCAGTGAAATTTCCAtgtataaaataacaaaacattttaaaaatcataatgtaTGTATACAATGGAACTGTGAATCATATTAATGTCTTAGGCAGATTTGATAGTATTCTATACCTTATTAGGATCAGTGAGTGAgtatatttttggaatattcCCATTATAAATACGGTAATTTTGGTTAATAAGCCCATCTAGAAATtactaaaatgttaatattaccttttttctttttattactctaagtaatatatttttgtttaccTGTGGCTCCTACACCAAGTTGAGTCACAACATCCTATAATAGAGTAATCATCAAAGGAAGATTGGACTTTTAATCATTTCAAGAGTGATGAAACAACCAAAGAAATAGTCTTGCTGCTAGAATATCCTAACACATCATTCTCTATCCCCATCCTATGAATAGTAACAGCTGGAGATATGAAAAGCCAATACATGCCAGAATGGAAAGAAATAGGCATTCATATTTAGTTTCTTATTACTAATAATTATATCAATAACAAGTACCATTATAAGACTATttgaatcatttgaaaatatgtacTTCAATTCCTtagctttgttttatttcatttgagtTCCTAATCCCCTTAAATTACCTAGATCATTAACATGATGAAGTAACTTATTATCTATTTCATCTAGTAATACTCTGAAGTTGATATTGTTGTCTATTatattactgtattttatttttattttattttttaggttttttaagtggccacaatatctttattttacatttatgtggtgctgaggatcaaacccggtgccttgtgcatgctaggcaagcactccacctctgagccacaaccccagcccatgtattttaaatattcttacagATTAGATGACAT
This portion of the Ictidomys tridecemlineatus isolate mIctTri1 chromosome 4, mIctTri1.hap1, whole genome shotgun sequence genome encodes:
- the LOC101968811 gene encoding olfactory receptor 51V1, with the protein product MSALSHSHLNSSTFVLTGVPGLENYSLWLSIPFSSIYAMVFLGNCMILHVIRTEPSLHQPMFYFLAMLAFTDLCMGLSTVYTVLGVLYGFMQEISLDFCIAQSYFIHGLSFMESSVLLAMAFDRYIAICNPLRYSSILTNDKIMKIGVAISCRSSLLIPPVIIRLKFLKYCRPHILSHSFCLHQDLIRMACSDIRFNSIYGLALVISNLLLDAVLIIISYIMILHTVLAIASREERMKSLQTCVSHICAVLIFYIPIIGLTMVHRFGKHLSPLVHVLMGNIYILFPPLMNPIIYSIKTHQIRRRVQRLFSSKAI